In the Geovibrio ferrireducens genome, CCCAGCAGGAAATAATCGAAAAAACAATAGATCTAATAGCGACTAAAAGCCTAGCCTTTGTGAGCATGCGAGAAATTTCAAAAGCTGCAAAGGTGGATACGGCTCTTCTTTATTACTATTTTAAAAATAAAGAAGACCTCATGTACCAAACGATTCTGTATATTAACAACACAATGCAGAATGCAATAGTCGGTTTAGATCTTGACTCATGCACCAGCGACGAACAAAAGTTTAAAACCCTCGTGCGCTTCGTTTACGACTATTTATGCCTAAAAATAAACCACGCAAGTACTATGAGACAATTTTCAATTATCGGACACTTATTTTTGTCGGAAGAGCTTAGGGACGATGCTCTTTATAAAACCACCAGCAACTGGCGTATATGTAATTTTTTGGATAATTTAAGCGAAAAAAATGAAACTATAAAAGAACTTGGGGTAGTAGCCACTCTTTTTTGCTATATGCCGATTTATGATTTTGTAATGCATACATTCTTCCCAAAGACCGTAACTGAAAAGCAGATAGATATATTTATAAATTCATTATGGTCTTCAATAGATACCCACGGGTAAACCCGTGGTTCTGTGCTTCGCCATGCTAACGCATGATTTATCATCTCTTACGAGATGTCACAACAATGCTGTGAGAAGCATTCATTCACGTTTAAAAACATGATCTTCTGTCTGTTTCTCTGATTAATAAAAAAGCCAGTGGCTAACCCACTGGCTTTTTTGGTGATTTTAAATAGGCACGGGCGGTTTCGAACCGCCGACCCTTGCGACGTCAACGCAATGCTCTCCCGCTGAGCTACGCGCCTGTAATTAATAAGAATCCGTACATCCTGTGCTCGCGCCCTGATGAACACGGCTTCGCTGCGCACGGCGGTTTTCCATCAATGGAAAACCATATTAAGAACCCGCACAGACAGACTCTTGACTCTCCCCCATTGCTGCCCTGAGCTTTCAACGGCTCTGCTTTGCATATGTGAGAGAAAACTTATTACATAACCGGAGAAAAAAATCAATCCCTAAAGATCGTTAATTACAAGTCCGGTCTGAAGTTTCGGGTAGAAATAAGTTGATTTCTGCGGCATAACAAGCCCGCTTTCGGAAATCTCCCTCACCACTTCTATATCCACACCCTTCATCATGAATGCGAGTGCGGGTTTCTTCGCCATGAGAGCCTTTATCTGCTCCATGGTCTGGAGAAAGTATATCCCCTCTTTGCGGAGTATCTGCTCATCGGAAATGCCCGTGCCGGGCTTAATGAGAGTCTCCTGCACCACATAGGGGTCTACCTTTCTGTATATCGGGTGAAGGGTTTCAAGCACCTCATCCCTGAGAGTGAGCCCGATGAACTTTTCACCTGTAAACACGGCAAAATTTCTCGCAGGCCCTTTAGTATTGAGGAACTTATCCGCCGCTTCGTAAGAAGCGAGTTCATGAACCTCATAATTTTTCCCAATCTTCTCTATGAATGTCTCAAGGCTGAAATCCTTGGAGATCTCCACCACTCTGTGCGTGGGGAAAATTTTAAGCCCTTCATCATAGAAGTTTACGAACATCATCATAACGAAGTCGTAAGGTTTTATGTTCCCTTCGAGATCGCCGTTCTGCTCTCTTCTGAATTTTTTATAATCCAGAGCGGTTTCATATCTGTGGTGTCCGTCGGCTATGTAAATAGCCTTGTCCTTCATGAAGTTTTCTATCTCTTCGATAACTTTTGAATCTGTTATCTGCCAGATGGTGTTTTTGACCCCTTCGTCATCCACAGCGGAAGCAACGGGCATGTTCTTCTTAGCATTGGTAAAAGCAGACGAAAGCTTATTTTCCTTATCCATATACAGACCAAATATCTGGCTGAAGTTGGTCTGACATGCCTTCATAAGCTCAAAACGGTCTTTTTTGGGACCTGAGAGTGTTTTCTCGTGTGGGAAAACAGAGCCTTTGCCAAGTTCCTCAAGCTTGAGGAGACCGACAAACCCAGTTCTCACATATTCCTTGCCGCCGAAGTTGTATATCTGTTCATAAAGGTAATAGCCCTGCTCCTTATCACGAAGGAGAGTGCCGTCCTTTTTCCAGTTTTCATAAAGATGTGCTGCGTTCTGATATTTCGAGTCACCATCGCCGTCCGGAAGGTCAAGCCTTACCACGTTAGCGGCGCATCTGCCTTTCAGCGTCTCTTTCATTTCATCCGATATTACATCGTACGGAGGGGCGACAACCTGTTTGAGAAGCACCTTCTCCAGATTATAGCGCACACCCATGAAAGGTTTTACAATAGCCACCTGAGCCTCCTAGCCTGCTATGATTCTGGCAAATTTTCTTTTGCCGACTTTAAGTATGTGTTCCCCTGCCGAAGGGATCATATCAAGATTTTCGATACGCTCATTGTCGAGGTACACTCCGCCCTGCTTGGCGGTTCTTTTAGCCTCGCCGTTGCTGGGGGCGAAATCCAGTTCCCTGATTATATCAAGCAGTGACTTGCTGCCTGATATAAACTCAGGCATATCTTCGGGATTTTCCTTATTCGAGAAAACCTTCTCGAAGTTTTCCCTGGCATCCGCTCCTGCCTGTGCGCCCCAGTATCTGGTCACTATCTCCACTGCGAGGCGTTTTTTAGCCTCCATTGGGTGAAGCGCGCCTTCTGCTATATCCTTTTTCATCTGCTCAATTTCAGCAAGGCTGAGGTCTGAGAGAAGCAGGTAATAGCGCATCATGAGTTCATCGGTGATCGACATAAGCTTGCCGAACATCTCCGAAGGCTGTTCGCTGATGCCCACATAGTTGTTGAGGGATTTGGACATTTTATTAACGCCGTCAAGCCCTTCAAGAATCGGAACAGTGATCGCGTTCTGCGGTCTCTGGCCGTGGTCTTTCTGGAGCTCTCTGCCCACAAGGAGGTTGAACTTCTGGTCGGTTCCGCCGAGTTCCACATCTGACCTGAGAGCCACGGAGTCATACCCCTGAACAAGGGGATAGAGAAATTCATGTATGCTGATTGGTCTGTTTTCTTTATATCTTTTGGAGAAATCGTCCCTTTCAAGCATTCTGGCAACAGTATAAGAGGATGCGAGCCTGATCATGCCCACTGCGCTCATCGCTTCCATCCATGTGCTGTTAAATGCGACTTCCGTCTTTTCCGGATCAAGGATTTTAAACACCTGCTCCTTGTAGGTTTCGGCGTTTTGCAGCACAGCTTCCTTGGTCAGAGCCTTTCTTGTTTCTGATTTGCCTGACGGATCCCCTATCATCCCCGTAAAGTCCCCTATGAGGAAAATTACATGATGCCCCAGTTCCTGAAAATGCTTGAGTTTCTGAATAAGAACCGTGTGTCCGAGGTGAAGATCCGGCGCCGTCGGGTCGAACCCTGCTTTGATCCTCAGAGGGACTCCGGTTTTGAGTGATTCTTCGAGCTTTTTCGTCAGTTCCTCTTCGGAGATAATCTCCTCGGTTCCTCTTCTGATAAGCTCCATCTGCTGATGTACGGGTAGCACTTAGCCCTCCAAAGTTACACGGATAAACTGCCTGTCCTGCGCAGTTTTCCGCCGATCTGCCCTGTTCTGAAACAAGCGCAAATTCGTAGTCAATATATACGATCAATCATCCAAGTTCAAGTAAAGTCTTATTTTACAGCCGTTCCGGGAGCATCAGGTTCATTATCTGCGCTTCAAAGAATATGTAAACAACTGCCGCAACAGCGATGAATAAGCCGAAGGGTATCATGTAGTTTTTGTCTTTTTTCAGAATAACCAGAGGCAGCCCCAACAGTGAACCTATAATCGCACTGCCGAAAACTATGAAATACACGGGTATGTAGCCGAGGAAAGCACCGATCATCATCATAAGCTTGATGTCACCGCCGCCCATCCCTTCCTGTCTGCGGAATTTCTTATACAGAAACGCCGGAACCCACAGGGAAAGAAAGCCCGCAGCAGCCCCGATCAGCGATGAGGTTATGCCCGGATAAGTAACAAACGAAAACAGCACGCCGACAACCGCGCCGCCCAGAGTGTACGTATCCGGAATTATACCGCACTCAAACTCAGGATCAGCCGCGGTGAAAACATCCGTAAGCCCCGCTCCGAGGAGCAGAAACACAAACACAAAGTATTTCAGAGTATACAGGCTTATCCCGAATTTCAGAAACACCAGAAGAAACATAACCCCGGTAAGAAGCTCCACCAGAGGGTATTTTACGGAAATTTTCCCGCCGCAGTCACGGCATCTGCCTTTCAGCAGAATAAAACCAATGAGGGGGATATTATGATAAAACCTTATCCTGTGTCCGCACTGCGGGCAGCTTGAAGGGGGATAAACAACTGACAGTTCTCTGGGAAGCCTTGCTATGAGCACGTTCAGGAAACTTCCGAACACAAGACCTATGACGAAAATGTATAAAGACAAAAGGACAAAGAGGGGCAAGATTAACCCTTTTTCTCCTGGAGCGCCGCTTCGATCACAAAACTGCTGCCGTCCAGGCTGAATTTAACGCAGAGGCTTTTTGTGGTTCTCTGCTTGGCTATTTTATGGTCTTTTCCGAGGATTACGTTTGGAATGGAGATCTTGAACCTAACGCCGAGGCGCGAGAAAATCTGTTTTGCCCCGCCTGCTATCATGTTGAGGATTTCGCCTATGGCATCCGTAACATCAGCGTCTATAGAGGTTTTTTCCTCGCCGGCGAAACTTTTGTATATCTTAAGGGCAAGGGATTCCGGCATGCTGATTATAACAAACCCGTTAGCGTCCCCGGCCAGACCGATTACACCTGAGATTTCGTTTACGAACTCCTTCTCATCCCTGATATAGACCTCTTCCTTTCTGGGTTCGGCTCCCACCATGGTTTTAAAAACCTCACTGGTGGAAATAATAAAGGGGTTGATATGCTCCGCTTTCATAAAACCTCGAAAAATCCGCCGGATTTACTTTTGTATAATTCAGATACCAAGAAATGAAATCCCGTTGGAATCTGCAAATTTCTTACAGCCGTCATAATCGACAATAAACGTGCTTCCGGCTTCAACTGCCAGAACAGTTCCTTTATTATCTGCTATTTGTTTTAGGGTGTCAATACCTACAGTCGGAATATCGAACCTGTCATCCTGAAAGGGGCGTTTGATTTTTATAACAACAGCTTTGCTTTTAGCAAGCTTACAGCCGCGTTCAATTGCCGCATCCGTGCCTTCCAGAGCTTCCACAGCCATAACAGCACGCTTGCGTACGATAATTGTCTGCCCTATGTCAAGTTCGCCTATTTTTTTTGCGATCGCAAACCCGAACTCAATGTCAGCCTGCTCATCCTTATCCGGCTGACGGGAGGAGATCTGCCCCTTCGGAGCCAGAAAACGGCTGAGAACTTCTGTCTGTTTCATGATATTTATTCCGTTTGCCTCGAACTCCTCCCTGATCGCACCCATTACAGTGTCATCACGGAAGTCTCTGACCTTAAAAATAAGCTTAAACAGAGTGGCATCAAAGCGGAGCCTGCCGAGGAGGACATCCTTATCCACCTTTCCGGCAAAAACCACATCCGTCACCCCTGCTTTTTTGAGTGTTTTGATGACTTTTCCGACCTGCAAAGGGGAAAAGACCGGGAGAACGCCGCAGTAAGGGCGGAGGAACTCAGCAACGCCGTCCGCAAGGGCAATAACCATGTGCTCTCTTCCGGCGGCTTCAAGCTCCCTCTTCACCAGAAGGGGTATCTCTCCCCTTCCGGCTATCAGCCCTATTTTGCTCAAATTCTGACCTCTTCTGCGCCTATGCCTTTGGTAAGCATATCATCAATCTTGAGGGCAATTTTGAGGGATTTAAGTTCGTGCTCCACAGTAACCACGCGTTTCACGGTTCCGTTTATGCAGTCTATAAAATGCTTTATTTCCTGTTTCAGCGGGTTGTCCTTATAAACGAAAAGCCTCTCCAGAATATACTCGTTTCTGTAGTGAAGCTCCTTGTTCCCGAACACATGCTGGCTTTGCGCGTTGCGGTATATGTTTATGTCCTGACTTGTGTAATCCAGAGTGATGAAGGCATCCTTCTGGCTTATGCTCATTATCCTGTCCTTCTTCTGGGTAACGCGGCTCACAACTATCTGCGCTGTGGTGTTCCCGTCAAAGCGGATATTCACCGCCGCATAATCCGGCAGATCGGAATGAACCTTGGAGCCTGCGGCCTGTATCTCCACAACATCTGCGTGCACCATGTTCACAATTATGTCTATGTCGTGGATCATGAGATCAAGGATAATGCTGTCCTTGGCGAAGTTGGGGTTAAAGGGTCCCACACGTCTGGATTCTATGAGGTAAGGGTTATCCGCTATCTTGCGGAGCTCCTGAACAGCGCCGTTGAACCTCTCAACGTGCCCTATATGGAGCACAAGGTTTCTTTCAGCAGCTATTTCAAACAGCTTCTGCGCCTCATCAAGGTTTGTGGTGATTGGTTTTTCCACGAGAACATGCTTACCTGCCTCAAGGCATTCCTTAACTATATCAAAGTGATACTTTGTGGGGGCAGCAACGGTGACAGCGTCAACCTTGGGAAGAAGGTCACGGTAATCTGTGAACGCCTCATATTTGAATCTGGGTTTAAGTTCGTCCAGAACCGCCTGCGAAGCATCGCACATTCCTGTCATTTTAACATTCTGGAGCTCGTCATATATGTTCAGATGGTATTTGCCCATCTTGCCGAGCCCGATAAGGCCAACATTAAGCATGGTTTCTATCTCCGGGAGAAGCCTCTTTTTGAAGGGGCTTCTATGAAATCAATAAACATTTTTACTTCGTCAAACTGGTTGAGCTCCTTCAGCAGTGAAGGCACACTTTCCCAAGGGTTTGAGAGGTTTCCGTATATATGCAGAGCCTTTTTAAGCTCAAGCCTCGCCTCGCTGCTCATTCCTCTGCGGCGCAGCCCGACTATGTTAAGTCCGGGTATCCCGCCATCAGCAAAAAGGCAGAAGTGAGGCACATCCTTGGTTACGCTGGCTCTGTTGCCCAGCATTACCATTGAGCCGATTCTGGTGAACTGGTGAACGGCTGCATAACCGCCGAACACAGTAAAATCGCCCACGCGCACATGCCCAGCCGTGCAGGAGTAGTTAGTGAAAATTACGTTATTTCCCACAACAGAGTCGTGAGCTATATGAGAGCCTGTCATAAGGTAGCAGTTGTCACCCACAAGGGTTATCCAGTTTTCCTTGGTTGTTGCCCTGTGGATTGTGGCAAACTCCCTGATGACGCAGTTTTTGCCTATTTTAAGCTTGGTGTCTTCGCCTTTGAAGCCGGTATCCTGCGGCGCTCCGCCCACATGGGCATTAGCGCAGATTACCGTTCCGTCGCCTATCTCAGTGTGTATCTCCACCACGGCATTAACACCGATTTTAACACCCGCGCCTATTTTGCAGCCTTTGCCGACATAGGCTCCGCGCTCTATCTCCGCCGTCTCATGTACTTCACTGCCCGGATCAACATATGCAAGAGGACTTATCATTTCACTTCCCTCATAACCGCAGTAAGAATCGCTTCGCACGCTGTTTCGCCGTTAACACTCGCAACGCACTCGGACTTGAGGAGATCCCTCTTCGCCTTGAGCACTTCGCAGTTAAGGGTCAGCGTATCGCCCGGTTCAACAATTCTGCGGAATTTTGCGTTTTCAATGGACATAAAGAGAAAGAATTTACCCTTTCCCGTCTCGCCCTGTTTGCTGAGGGCGTATATGCCCGAAGCCTGTGCCAGAGCCTCAACTATCAGCACACCGGGCATAACCGGATAACCGGGGAAATGACCCATGAAGTGCGGCTCGTTGAACGTTACATTTTTAATTGCCGTTATTCCGTTTTCTCTTATCTCAAGAACCTTGTCCACAAGGAGGAATGGGTAACGGTGGGGAAGAATTTCAAGAATCTGTCTCAGATCCATCATTGTCGAGTCTCCTTGAGATTTCGTTAACTTTCTTTCTTATATCAGAAATTTCCAGCAGAGCAGCGTTGTTCTTCATCCATTTCATCTTTGGCTGAATGGGATAACCGCCGTATATTCCGCCTTCTTCAATATCTCTGTCTACTCCGCCCTGAGCGGCTATGATAGTTTTTGAGGCGATTTTCACATGATCCTTAGTGCCTGATCTGGCTCCGAAAATCACATAGTCGCCCATTTCGCAGCTTCCGGCTATCCCTGTCTGCCCCACGAAGATGCAGTGCTTGCCTATCTTCGTGTTGTGGCCTATCTGCACCTGATTGTCTATCTTGGTTCCTTC is a window encoding:
- the tyrS gene encoding tyrosine--tRNA ligase, with translation MELIRRGTEEIISEEELTKKLEESLKTGVPLRIKAGFDPTAPDLHLGHTVLIQKLKHFQELGHHVIFLIGDFTGMIGDPSGKSETRKALTKEAVLQNAETYKEQVFKILDPEKTEVAFNSTWMEAMSAVGMIRLASSYTVARMLERDDFSKRYKENRPISIHEFLYPLVQGYDSVALRSDVELGGTDQKFNLLVGRELQKDHGQRPQNAITVPILEGLDGVNKMSKSLNNYVGISEQPSEMFGKLMSITDELMMRYYLLLSDLSLAEIEQMKKDIAEGALHPMEAKKRLAVEIVTRYWGAQAGADARENFEKVFSNKENPEDMPEFISGSKSLLDIIRELDFAPSNGEAKRTAKQGGVYLDNERIENLDMIPSAGEHILKVGKRKFARIIAG
- the fabZ gene encoding 3-hydroxyacyl-ACP dehydratase FabZ, with translation MMDLRQILEILPHRYPFLLVDKVLEIRENGITAIKNVTFNEPHFMGHFPGYPVMPGVLIVEALAQASGIYALSKQGETGKGKFFLFMSIENAKFRRIVEPGDTLTLNCEVLKAKRDLLKSECVASVNGETACEAILTAVMREVK
- a CDS encoding LpxI family protein; amino-acid sequence: MSKIGLIAGRGEIPLLVKRELEAAGREHMVIALADGVAEFLRPYCGVLPVFSPLQVGKVIKTLKKAGVTDVVFAGKVDKDVLLGRLRFDATLFKLIFKVRDFRDDTVMGAIREEFEANGINIMKQTEVLSRFLAPKGQISSRQPDKDEQADIEFGFAIAKKIGELDIGQTIIVRKRAVMAVEALEGTDAAIERGCKLAKSKAVVIKIKRPFQDDRFDIPTVGIDTLKQIADNKGTVLAVEAGSTFIVDYDGCKKFADSNGISFLGI
- a CDS encoding chemotaxis protein CheX, whose product is MKAEHINPFIISTSEVFKTMVGAEPRKEEVYIRDEKEFVNEISGVIGLAGDANGFVIISMPESLALKIYKSFAGEEKTSIDADVTDAIGEILNMIAGGAKQIFSRLGVRFKISIPNVILGKDHKIAKQRTTKSLCVKFSLDGSSFVIEAALQEKKG
- a CDS encoding Gfo/Idh/MocA family protein: MLNVGLIGLGKMGKYHLNIYDELQNVKMTGMCDASQAVLDELKPRFKYEAFTDYRDLLPKVDAVTVAAPTKYHFDIVKECLEAGKHVLVEKPITTNLDEAQKLFEIAAERNLVLHIGHVERFNGAVQELRKIADNPYLIESRRVGPFNPNFAKDSIILDLMIHDIDIIVNMVHADVVEIQAAGSKVHSDLPDYAAVNIRFDGNTTAQIVVSRVTQKKDRIMSISQKDAFITLDYTSQDINIYRNAQSQHVFGNKELHYRNEYILERLFVYKDNPLKQEIKHFIDCINGTVKRVVTVEHELKSLKIALKIDDMLTKGIGAEEVRI
- a CDS encoding TetR/AcrR family transcriptional regulator, whose product is MRKKSDKFVVTQQEIIEKTIDLIATKSLAFVSMREISKAAKVDTALLYYYFKNKEDLMYQTILYINNTMQNAIVGLDLDSCTSDEQKFKTLVRFVYDYLCLKINHASTMRQFSIIGHLFLSEELRDDALYKTTSNWRICNFLDNLSEKNETIKELGVVATLFCYMPIYDFVMHTFFPKTVTEKQIDIFINSLWSSIDTHG
- a CDS encoding DUF1015 domain-containing protein, encoding MAIVKPFMGVRYNLEKVLLKQVVAPPYDVISDEMKETLKGRCAANVVRLDLPDGDGDSKYQNAAHLYENWKKDGTLLRDKEQGYYLYEQIYNFGGKEYVRTGFVGLLKLEELGKGSVFPHEKTLSGPKKDRFELMKACQTNFSQIFGLYMDKENKLSSAFTNAKKNMPVASAVDDEGVKNTIWQITDSKVIEEIENFMKDKAIYIADGHHRYETALDYKKFRREQNGDLEGNIKPYDFVMMMFVNFYDEGLKIFPTHRVVEISKDFSLETFIEKIGKNYEVHELASYEAADKFLNTKGPARNFAVFTGEKFIGLTLRDEVLETLHPIYRKVDPYVVQETLIKPGTGISDEQILRKEGIYFLQTMEQIKALMAKKPALAFMMKGVDIEVVREISESGLVMPQKSTYFYPKLQTGLVINDL
- the lpxA gene encoding acyl-ACP--UDP-N-acetylglucosamine O-acyltransferase, coding for MISPLAYVDPGSEVHETAEIERGAYVGKGCKIGAGVKIGVNAVVEIHTEIGDGTVICANAHVGGAPQDTGFKGEDTKLKIGKNCVIREFATIHRATTKENWITLVGDNCYLMTGSHIAHDSVVGNNVIFTNYSCTAGHVRVGDFTVFGGYAAVHQFTRIGSMVMLGNRASVTKDVPHFCLFADGGIPGLNIVGLRRRGMSSEARLELKKALHIYGNLSNPWESVPSLLKELNQFDEVKMFIDFIEAPSKRGFSRR
- a CDS encoding prepilin peptidase, which codes for MPLFVLLSLYIFVIGLVFGSFLNVLIARLPRELSVVYPPSSCPQCGHRIRFYHNIPLIGFILLKGRCRDCGGKISVKYPLVELLTGVMFLLVFLKFGISLYTLKYFVFVFLLLGAGLTDVFTAADPEFECGIIPDTYTLGGAVVGVLFSFVTYPGITSSLIGAAAGFLSLWVPAFLYKKFRRQEGMGGGDIKLMMMIGAFLGYIPVYFIVFGSAIIGSLLGLPLVILKKDKNYMIPFGLFIAVAAVVYIFFEAQIMNLMLPERL